The following are from one region of the Herpetosiphon gulosus genome:
- a CDS encoding IS4 family transposase encodes MAVQPNTIAKEHPMEIIPQISHAMQTLLTTTTEAITAAQQYVKRPDRAKFSPSTLVQTLVYGWLAQPTATVEQLAQMACRIGVDVSPQAIDQRFTMATADLLHQLVLASIHPVIAANPVTLPILLRFASVCVHASTAIGLPDALACTWRGCGNATTGRGATLKCGVQLDVLTGVITALDLVNGRAADRALPLQQRDLPPGSVLLADRGFYHLERLRQHDQQGVLWITRLPSNAVVAYPGHAAQPLATFVRELGPVATWDCAIIVGKEQQVHGRLVVTRVTQAVADQRRARIRQHAQHQHRMPSAAALALAEWNVVFTNVPRRLISTTEVWTVMRVRWQIELLFKLWKSHARIDDWRTANPARVLCEIYAKLIGLMFQQWLLAASSWHDPERRLFKAAPIVAGMAGELASTQADPPQFLRVLTRLAALIQRWATTNKRHQPPTTAQRLRALTAA; translated from the coding sequence ATGGCTGTGCAACCAAACACGATAGCCAAGGAGCATCCGATGGAGATCATACCGCAGATCAGTCACGCCATGCAAACACTCTTGACCACGACGACCGAGGCAATCACCGCCGCCCAGCAGTATGTTAAACGCCCTGACCGTGCCAAATTCTCTCCCAGTACCCTCGTTCAAACCCTCGTCTATGGCTGGCTGGCTCAGCCGACCGCCACGGTTGAGCAGCTGGCGCAGATGGCCTGCCGGATCGGCGTTGATGTCTCACCCCAAGCGATTGATCAGCGCTTCACCATGGCCACCGCTGACCTGCTCCACCAGCTCGTTCTCGCCAGCATCCACCCTGTCATCGCCGCCAATCCCGTGACCCTGCCCATCCTCCTGCGCTTTGCCAGCGTGTGCGTCCATGCCAGCACAGCCATTGGCTTGCCCGATGCCCTAGCCTGCACGTGGCGCGGCTGTGGCAATGCGACGACGGGTCGCGGGGCAACCCTGAAATGTGGGGTGCAGCTCGATGTCCTCACGGGTGTGATCACCGCACTCGATCTGGTCAACGGACGCGCAGCGGATCGAGCGCTCCCGCTCCAGCAGCGCGATCTGCCGCCGGGGAGTGTACTGCTCGCCGATCGCGGGTTTTACCATCTGGAGCGCTTGCGCCAGCACGATCAGCAGGGGGTTTTGTGGATCACCCGCCTGCCCAGCAACGCCGTCGTGGCCTATCCGGGACATGCCGCGCAGCCGTTGGCGACGTTTGTCCGCGAGCTTGGCCCGGTGGCAACGTGGGATTGTGCGATCATTGTGGGCAAGGAGCAGCAGGTACACGGTCGGCTGGTCGTCACGCGGGTGACGCAGGCGGTTGCCGATCAGCGCCGGGCACGGATTCGGCAGCATGCCCAGCACCAGCATCGGATGCCGTCGGCAGCGGCCTTGGCGCTGGCGGAGTGGAATGTGGTCTTCACGAATGTGCCGCGCAGGCTGATCAGCACGACCGAGGTCTGGACGGTGATGCGGGTACGCTGGCAAATTGAACTGCTGTTTAAGCTCTGGAAAAGCCATGCACGGATCGATGACTGGCGCACGGCGAATCCGGCACGGGTCTTGTGTGAAATCTATGCCAAATTGATTGGGCTGATGTTTCAACAGTGGCTGCTGGCCGCGAGCAGTTGGCATGATCCGGAGCGGAGGTTGTTCAAGGCTGCGCCGATCGTCGCGGGGATGGCGGGGGAATTGGCCAGCACGCAGGCCGATCCGCCGCAGTTTTTGCGGGTACTCACACGGCTTGCGGCCCTCATCCAGCGCTGGGCGACGACAAACAAACGGCATCAGCCACCAACCACGGCTCAGCGCTTACGGGCATTAACGGCAGCATGA
- a CDS encoding SUMF1/EgtB/PvdO family nonheme iron enzyme: protein MATNTTGSVNADDSEFYGPVVGVNLGTIIYGRPPEEAERQRLVAYLEQVTKSHNTLRVVGVGSSHLTSGIDLASAYMMLAVQGRQRVVRPLTAEETEAYRQQRFVIPKELSADRCLPDHAVIAVDKDAHSGRVSLFRTELATETVLAHPYLVLCGPPGSGKSTFAKHLVWALAQRGLDQMNHHTGLLGWDDHQRLLPVFMPLRTLAGALVGKDLGLTDTPTIGLLLDAVCAHLQTTYGLEQPRELLKAGLDRSRTVLFVFDGLDEVPLEANEHSLDRRSLLTFVRLFATAYAARILITCRSRAWTEEYGQITQWPMVELAPLSGGQMTQFIRTWFPLLHAKGLIEYEAIERYDIQLTQALHDPHRHRLRDMADNPLLLSMMIFVLARKGVLPRDRHSLYDDILKQLLGEWDTTSRNGQNLGLAVGDDRITGDEVRDQVLDRLCYQAHLTATSADGRGRIPSRELQFALMEYFARVNVADPYRAAERCIAYIDQCSGLLQPEDDGRVYAFAHLTLQEQSAGRHLVFSESLDQLLALRRDDRWREPIFLGVGCLTKARLGSAKIEQLLTTLVDSDAYEAREMHQYDWYRDLILAAELGADCDWGLLSGKQIKVERIQRRLRAGLVTLLEDRAHAHAALEYYNGQAMEPALLLVRERQKAAELLAGLGDPRYPVSIEQWHQETKQRSTQFGREGTHYWRFIPAGRYQIGGWDDQEPATTVELQQYWVGRLMVTVEQYRAFIEAGGYTNDAWWTKHGLAWKQRSERTEPWGWNRQTEQEYRNQPVYGVSWYAAVAYCQWLSEQLGPLLPQGYCIRLASEAEWEAAAAATADGQETVQ, encoded by the coding sequence ATGGCTACGAACACCACTGGTTCCGTTAATGCTGATGATTCCGAGTTCTACGGCCCCGTGGTAGGGGTCAATCTTGGCACGATTATCTATGGTCGCCCACCCGAAGAGGCCGAGCGCCAGCGCTTAGTCGCCTACCTGGAGCAAGTGACGAAAAGCCACAATACGCTGCGGGTAGTCGGGGTTGGATCATCTCATCTCACGTCAGGGATTGACCTCGCATCCGCCTATATGATGCTGGCGGTGCAGGGACGGCAGCGGGTCGTGCGGCCACTCACGGCGGAAGAAACTGAAGCCTATCGCCAACAGCGCTTTGTCATTCCCAAGGAACTGAGTGCTGATCGCTGTTTGCCCGATCACGCCGTGATTGCGGTGGATAAGGATGCACACTCCGGCAGGGTGTCGTTGTTTCGCACCGAACTGGCGACGGAAACCGTTTTAGCGCATCCCTACCTCGTGCTGTGTGGCCCGCCGGGGAGTGGCAAATCGACCTTTGCCAAGCATCTGGTGTGGGCCTTGGCGCAGCGTGGCCTTGACCAGATGAATCACCATACAGGCTTACTGGGCTGGGATGATCATCAGCGATTGTTGCCCGTGTTTATGCCCTTGCGCACCTTGGCAGGCGCATTGGTGGGGAAGGATTTAGGGCTGACCGACACGCCAACCATCGGATTGCTGCTTGATGCGGTGTGTGCGCACCTGCAAACGACCTATGGGCTTGAACAGCCACGCGAGCTGCTGAAGGCTGGACTGGATCGCTCGCGCACGGTGTTGTTTGTCTTTGATGGCTTGGATGAAGTGCCGCTGGAGGCCAATGAACACAGCCTTGATCGCCGCTCGTTGTTGACCTTTGTGCGCTTGTTTGCCACTGCCTATGCTGCCCGTATCCTGATCACCTGCCGCTCACGGGCGTGGACGGAGGAGTATGGCCAGATCACGCAGTGGCCAATGGTCGAGTTGGCTCCCTTGAGCGGCGGCCAAATGACCCAGTTTATCCGCACATGGTTTCCGTTGTTGCATGCGAAAGGCCTGATTGAGTACGAAGCGATTGAGCGCTATGACATTCAGTTGACGCAGGCGTTGCATGACCCCCACCGCCATCGCTTACGGGATATGGCCGACAATCCCTTGCTACTGAGCATGATGATCTTTGTGCTGGCTCGCAAGGGCGTGTTGCCACGCGACCGTCATAGTCTGTACGACGATATCCTGAAGCAACTCTTGGGCGAATGGGATACCACCAGTCGCAACGGGCAGAACTTGGGGCTGGCGGTTGGCGATGATCGGATCACCGGCGACGAGGTGCGCGATCAGGTGTTGGATCGGTTGTGCTATCAGGCCCACTTAACCGCCACCTCAGCGGATGGGCGTGGGCGGATTCCAAGCCGTGAGCTTCAATTTGCCTTGATGGAGTATTTTGCCCGGGTCAACGTAGCTGACCCCTATCGCGCGGCGGAGCGCTGTATCGCTTATATCGATCAGTGCAGTGGCTTGCTTCAGCCGGAGGATGATGGGAGGGTCTATGCCTTTGCCCACTTGACCTTGCAAGAACAGAGTGCGGGTCGCCACTTGGTGTTTTCTGAATCACTCGATCAACTGTTGGCCTTACGCCGCGATGACCGCTGGCGCGAACCGATCTTTTTAGGGGTTGGCTGCCTGACCAAAGCGAGGCTTGGCAGTGCCAAAATTGAGCAACTCCTGACAACCTTGGTTGATTCCGATGCCTATGAAGCGAGGGAGATGCATCAGTATGACTGGTATCGTGATCTGATCTTGGCGGCTGAGTTGGGGGCGGATTGCGATTGGGGCTTGTTAAGCGGCAAGCAGATTAAGGTGGAGCGTATCCAGCGACGGTTACGGGCGGGATTGGTCACACTGCTTGAAGACCGTGCGCACGCCCACGCAGCGCTTGAGTATTATAACGGTCAAGCGATGGAGCCAGCGCTGTTATTGGTGCGCGAACGGCAGAAAGCCGCTGAACTCTTAGCAGGCTTGGGCGACCCGCGCTATCCCGTAAGTATTGAGCAATGGCACCAGGAGACGAAGCAACGTTCCACCCAGTTTGGCCGCGAGGGTACACACTATTGGCGTTTTATTCCTGCGGGGCGCTATCAGATTGGCGGGTGGGATGACCAAGAACCAGCAACAACCGTCGAACTTCAGCAATACTGGGTTGGGCGGTTGATGGTGACGGTGGAGCAATATCGGGCGTTTATCGAGGCAGGCGGCTATACCAACGATGCGTGGTGGACGAAGCATGGCTTAGCGTGGAAGCAACGCAGTGAACGAACGGAACCATGGGGGTGGAATCGTCAAACCGAGCAGGAATACCGGAATCAGCCGGTGTATGGCGTGAGTTGGTATGCGGCGGTGGCGTATTGCCAATGGTTGAGCGAGCAGCTTGGCCCCCTCTTGCCGCAGGGGTATTGCATCAGGCTGGCCAGTGAGGCGGAATGGGAAGCTGCCGCAGCCGCTACCGCCGACGGCCAGGAGACTGTACAATAG